Proteins from a single region of Rhizobium leguminosarum bv. trifolii WSM1325:
- a CDS encoding dihydrodipicolinate synthetase (PFAM: dihydrodipicolinate synthetase~KEGG: rec:RHECIAT_CH0000678 putative N-acetylneuraminate lyase subunit protein), which translates to MNAKTPRPAISGNWASLLLPIAADDSIEFDKLGEEIDILIDAGVDGIYSNGTAGEFHNQTEAEFDSIQAMLAERCKASSTPFVIGACQPDPLIMLNRVRRAAALDPRAIQVILPDWWPLTDAEAVDFLKRTAEAADRIPLILYNPPHAKRVLAPRELGMVCAAVPEVIGIKLADGDASWYAEARRHLSGLSLFVPGHHLATGTKEGVAAGSFSNVACLSPRGAQAWTVSMRNEIDPALDLEGRIGAFMDAHIVPFRQEFGYSNAALDKLLSAIGNWGPVGTRLRFPYRSIDMAEAVRLRRIARSELPDLFH; encoded by the coding sequence ATGAATGCGAAGACGCCGCGTCCCGCCATCAGCGGAAACTGGGCGAGCCTGCTTCTGCCGATCGCGGCCGATGACAGCATTGAATTCGACAAGCTCGGCGAAGAGATCGACATCCTCATCGATGCCGGCGTCGACGGTATCTATTCGAACGGCACTGCCGGCGAATTCCACAATCAGACGGAAGCGGAGTTCGACAGCATCCAGGCAATGCTGGCCGAGCGCTGCAAGGCATCTTCAACGCCATTCGTCATCGGCGCCTGCCAGCCCGACCCGCTGATCATGCTCAATCGCGTCCGTCGCGCCGCCGCGCTAGATCCGCGCGCCATTCAGGTCATATTGCCGGACTGGTGGCCGCTCACCGATGCCGAAGCGGTCGACTTCCTGAAACGAACGGCCGAGGCTGCCGACAGAATTCCGCTCATCCTCTACAATCCGCCGCATGCAAAACGCGTGCTGGCGCCAAGGGAGCTCGGCATGGTCTGCGCGGCAGTGCCGGAGGTGATCGGCATCAAGCTCGCCGATGGCGACGCCTCCTGGTATGCCGAGGCACGCCGGCATCTGTCCGGGCTGTCACTCTTCGTCCCCGGCCATCATCTGGCAACCGGCACCAAGGAAGGTGTGGCAGCAGGCTCCTTTTCCAATGTGGCCTGCCTTAGTCCCCGCGGCGCTCAGGCCTGGACGGTCTCCATGCGAAACGAGATCGACCCCGCACTCGATCTGGAGGGACGCATCGGCGCATTTATGGACGCGCATATTGTCCCGTTTCGCCAGGAATTTGGCTATTCGAACGCCGCTCTCGACAAACTTTTGAGTGCGATCGGCAATTGGGGACCCGTGGGCACCCGTTTGCGGTTTCCCTATCGCTCGATAGACATGGCAGAAGCGGTCAGGTTGCGACGCATCGCACGCTCCGAACTCCCCGATCTTTTCCACTGA
- a CDS encoding oligopeptide/dipeptide ABC transporter, ATPase subunit (KEGG: ret:RHE_CH00604 oligopeptide ABC transporter, ATP-binding protein~TIGRFAM: oligopeptide/dipeptide ABC transporter, ATPase subunit~PFAM: ABC transporter related; Oligopeptide/dipeptide ABC transporter domain protein~SMART: AAA ATPase) produces MSEPLLSVRDLSKHYTSRGTRLNILQGISFDIGKGEVVGLVGESGSGKTTIGRSVLRLVEPSSGSVRFDGTELTALSASALRRQRPRMQYIFQDPFASLSPRMTIGEILTEGLKIQGIGTARGRLERAQSALVKVDLPADAINRYAHEFSGGQRQRVGIARALTLSPEFIVADEPVSALDVSIQAQVINLLRDLQQQLGLTMLFISHDLAVVEYICDRVIVLYLGRIMEIAPSADLYARPQHPYTRALLSAIPSPDPDARRNRQILKGDIPSPANPPSGCVFRTRCPSALDACAGAVPQLREIAPGHFKACIRDDLN; encoded by the coding sequence AACATTCTTCAGGGCATTTCCTTCGATATCGGCAAGGGTGAAGTCGTCGGGCTTGTCGGCGAATCCGGCAGCGGAAAGACCACGATCGGGCGTTCCGTCCTTCGCCTCGTCGAACCGTCGTCCGGCAGCGTCCGTTTCGACGGGACGGAACTCACGGCACTTTCCGCCTCCGCGCTAAGGCGGCAGCGGCCGCGCATGCAGTATATTTTCCAGGATCCCTTCGCCAGCCTGTCGCCGCGCATGACGATCGGCGAGATCCTGACGGAAGGCCTGAAGATCCAGGGGATCGGCACCGCCCGCGGCAGGCTCGAACGGGCGCAGTCGGCTTTGGTAAAGGTCGACCTGCCCGCCGATGCTATCAATCGATATGCCCATGAATTTTCCGGTGGCCAGCGCCAGCGCGTCGGGATTGCCCGTGCGTTGACCTTGTCGCCGGAATTCATCGTCGCCGACGAGCCGGTTTCGGCGCTCGACGTGTCGATCCAGGCGCAAGTGATCAACCTGCTGCGCGACCTGCAGCAGCAGCTTGGCCTGACCATGCTGTTCATCTCGCATGACCTTGCCGTCGTCGAATATATCTGCGACCGGGTGATCGTGCTCTATCTCGGCCGCATCATGGAAATCGCGCCGAGTGCCGATCTCTATGCGAGACCGCAGCATCCCTATACGCGTGCGCTTCTGTCGGCGATTCCGTCGCCCGATCCGGATGCCCGCCGCAACAGGCAGATCCTGAAAGGCGATATTCCAAGTCCGGCCAATCCGCCGAGCGGATGTGTTTTTCGCACGCGCTGTCCGAGCGCGCTCGATGCCTGCGCCGGCGCCGTTCCGCAATTGCGGGAAATCGCGCCCGGCCACTTCAAGGCCTGCATCCGCGACGACCTCAATTGA